From a region of the Daphnia magna isolate NIES linkage group LG1, ASM2063170v1.1, whole genome shotgun sequence genome:
- the LOC116917616 gene encoding lethal(3)malignant brain tumor-like protein 3 isoform X1 has translation MNSETETPDSTSPTIDAPIAPATENTPFSGETTVIVNLTETATAPPSSSITSTVEEESDLAETAANVSNISSKYPKLNQLRVNEFGIYELVPGEESTAEKPTAEKPNETIQITEVVSAEKELSPEAIVAPPSTDADSIPQPTKPVAEMVPVSLSHNNGNGSSSSNNNGDRERWKQRFPSNTKEKVDIVCCKQCDGYGIADEFVDQYFCSEKCRKLSVAQPTKSKSREGGAAAGKVAVKRKSTSSNSSSQAGDAANNAIVESSLEPCNEQTNKDGDLKPAKSSSAWSWSKYLERRRAQAAPERLFSDPFPYGKHGFRSGMKLEGIDPEHQSLFCVMTVAEIQGYRLRLHFDGYSDSHDFWLNADSENLFHCGWCEKNGQKLRPPKHYELPTAQSTSSPLPPHHQTSAQPSTHARTFSWPQYLKFTSSVAAPRHLFISAQNESPVPSAFRVKMKLEAVDRRHSSHTLCVATVANVIGSRFLVHFDGWDSIYDYWADPTCPYVHPVGWAQEHNTTLTPPCDYDAEAGDFVWDHYLAKTGSTAVPPRAFKPRSPVGFKTGMKLECVDPRNPQLIRVATVAAVKGYRLKIHFDGWSSDYDFWTDDDWPDLHPPGWCLKTGHPLQPPFVTYSGSSTTEGECSTPGCTGAGHVEGARYATHTTVDHCPYSSSNLHRENPAFPDRLTGEEIDPVVQRPSSPEVVASIAEEDHVKEEPSIGNKTKATIIKIELETGERSGIAPTVESSSPPPQSSSTTSVKKMEEQRKSKVSEIIDLPVKSESEAELNNRLIQVDIRAESPSLEQQYDSLETLTPPPKKIRLSYFTGKTAASDNVRRKSAVLEDREKTNGDVPHDQSLPATERRRKDEPSRNSLAGQNDQFDTSMSCSVQAQKSMQPGYSMMDFPTNSNLTTPMCWSKHAALLGDLVGVDTSNQVALWSCDQVLEFLSKFGISKPLLEKFKQEEIDGEALLYLSQSDLTDLLSVKLGPAIKIRNALLLMKEKAKSAMPSTNEAHS, from the exons atgaattccGAAACGGAAACTCCAGATTCGACTTCTCCTACAATAGATGCGCCGATTGCACCAGCGACCGAGAACACACCGTTCTCTGGTGAAACCACCGTGATCGTTAATCTTACGGAAACAGCTACGGCACCACCGAGCAGCAGCATTACGAGCACGGTGGAGGAAGAATCGGATTTGGCTGAAACGGCGGCGAATGTATCGAATATTAGCAGCAAATATCCCAAATTAAAT CAGCTCCGTGTGAACGAATTCGGGATTTACGAATTGGTTCCCGGGGAGGAATCGACGGCAGAGAAACCGACGGCAGAGAAACCGAATGAAACCATTCAGATAACCGAAGTTGTATCTGCAGAGAAAGAATTATCCCCAGAAGCAATAGTGGCACCTCCGTCAACAGACGCTGATTCCATTCCTCAACCGACAAAGCCAG TAGCAGAAATGGTTCCTGTAAGTTTAAGCCACAACAATGGCAATGGTAGTAGCAGTAGCAACAACAACGGAGATCGAGAGCGGTGGAAACAAAGGTTTCCATCGAATACCAAAGAAAAAGTTGACATCGTCTGCTGCAAACAATGTGACG gTTATGGGATTGCAGACGAATTTGTTGATCAATACTTCTGTTCCGAAAAGTGCCGGAAACTTAGCGTTGCCCAACCGACAAAATCGAAAAGTCGAGAAGGCGGTGCAGCTGCTGGTAAAGTGGCAGTTAAACGCAAGTCCACCTCGTCTAACTCGTCTTCTCAGGCAGGTGACGCGGCTAACAACGCCATTGTCGAATCTTCGCTTGAACCTTGTAACGAGCAAACGAACAAAGATGGTGACCTGAAG CCAGCTAAATCATCGTCGGCTTGGTCATGGTCAAAGTATTTAGAAAGAAGACGAGCACAAGCCGCTCCTGAACGACTATTTTCAGACCCATTTCCTTATGGCAAACATGGCTTTCGATCAGGAATGAAGTTGGAGGGCATCGATCCCGAGCATCAATCTCTTTTCTGCGTTATGACTGTTGCAGAAATTCAAG GATACCGACTGCGGTTGCACTTTGATGGCTATTCCGACTCGCACGATTTCTGGCTAAATGCTGATTCTGAAAATCTATTCCATTGTGGATGGTGTGAGAAAAATGGCCAAAAATTGCGACCGCCGAAGCATTATGAATTACCAACTGCGCAGTCCACATCATCGCCCCTTCCACCTCACCATCAAACAAGTGCCCAGCCCTCCACACATGCACGTACCTTTAGCTGGCCTCAGTACTTGAAGTTTACCAGTAGTGTAGCAGCCCCACGTCACCTGTTTATCTCTGCTCAGAATGAG TCCCCAGTGCCCAGTGCTTTTCgtgtaaaaatgaaattagaaGCAGTAGATCGACGCCATTCGTCGCACACACTTTGTGTTGCTACTGTTGCAAATGTGATTGGTTCGCGCTTCCTGGTCCATTTTGACGGATGGGATAGTATCTATGATTACTGGGCTGATCCCACGTGTCCTTATGTTCATCCGGTCGGATGGGCACAGGAACACAACACGACACTCACACCGCCTTGTg ATTATGACGCTGAAGCTGGTGACTTTGTTTGGGATCACTACCTTGCCAAGACAGGGTCGACGGCGGTTCCTCCACGGGCTTTCAAACCTCGTTCACCCGTCGGATTCAAAACAGGCATGAAACTTGAATGCGTCGATCCACGCAACCCGCAACTTATTCGCGTCGCCACCGTGGCAGCTGTAAAG GGATATCGGCTAAAAATCCATTTTGACGGCTGGTCTTCTGACTATGATTTTTGGACTGATGACGATTGGCCGGACCTGCATCCACCAGGATGGTGCTTGAAAACAGGTCATCCCCTGCAACCCCCCTTTGTGACGTACAGCGGTTCCTCGACGACAGAAGGCGAGTGTTCGACCCCAGGCTGTACGGGTGCTGGGCACGTGGAGGGTGCACGATATGCCACGCACACTACAGTGGATCATTGTCCATATTCTAGTAGCAATTTACACCGTGAAAATCCAGCATTTCCCGATCGTCTAACAGGTGAAGAAATCGATCCAGTTGTACAGCGACCTTCCTCACCTGAAGTTGTAGCAAGTATAGCAGAGGAAGACCATGTCAAAGAGGAACCTAGTATAGGCAACAAAACCAAAGCAACCATAATTAAAATTGAACTGGAAACTGGAGAGCGTAGTGGTATTGCCCCAACTGTGGAAAGTTCGTCACCACCTCCACAGTCTTCGTCTACCACAAGCGttaagaaaatggaagaaCAGCGAAAATCGAAAGTTTCGGAAATTATCGATCTACCAGTCAAGAGCGAATCCGAGGCCGAGCTCAATAATCGACTGATTCAAGTCGATATTAGGGCCGAAAGTCCGTCTTTGGAGCAGCAATACGACTCACTGGAGACTCTCACTCCACCTCCCAAGAAAAT AAGGCTTTCCTACTTTACCGGCAAAACGGCAGCTAGTGACAACGTAAGGCGGAAATCTGCTGTTCTTGAAGATcgcgagaaaaccaatggtgATGTGCCTCACGATCAGAGCCTTCCGGCCACAGAACGCAGACGGAAAGATGAGCCAAGCCGGAATTCTTTAGCTGGTCAAAATGACCAATTTGACACCTCTATGAGCTGTTCAGTGCAAGCGCAAAAATCAATGCAACCAGGCTATTCGATGATGGATTTCCCTACCAATTCCAATCTGACAACGCCAATGTGTTGGTCCAAGCATGCTGCACTTCTCGGTGATCTTGTCGGAGTCGACACATCTAATCAAGTGGCCCTGTGGTCCTGCGATCAGGTTCTGGAATTTTTATCCAAATTCGGCATTAGTAAGCCGTTGCtagaaaaattcaaacaagAG gAAATTGATGGCGAAGCGCTCCTGTATTTATCTCAAAGCGACCTAACGGACTTGCTTAGCGTCAAATTAGGACCTGCCATTAAGATTCGGAATGCTCTGCTGCTAATGAAGGAAAAAGCCAAATCTGCAATGCCATCGACAAACGAAGCACACTCTTAG
- the LOC116917635 gene encoding frizzled-1, protein MSSNKSVCIFASLLALLLTVMSVSSTISDRDSLPHHGRCEAITIPLCKDILYNETIFPNLLNHQKQEDAGLEVHQFYPLVKVKCSPDLQIFLCSVYAPVCTVLDKPIPPCRSLCLSARSGCEGLMNKFGFQWPESLECSRYPEGGAAGELCVGENNTSSGTSHGGNEGYRPPYKVSGGLGGVPNYPRNPLNELGNYPGVYPGGPVVGGSPTGYGSGSSWYGGPSGIRSGFTSVNSNYSRDHGFICPAQFRVPKGLDYVVRVGGKIYPDCGAPCKGMFFNESEVRFSRVWIVIWGAICMASCLFTVLTFLLDVRRFRYPERPVVFLSVCYFMVALAYVIGYAMGDSVSCNAPFDPPPDFSVDKSDMVETITQGTKRESCTILFMLLYYFEMAANLWWVVLTLTWFLAAGLKWGHEPIEAKSHYFHLVTWALPAALTIAILAMGKVEGDVLSGVCSVGVWDMSALRLFVLAPLFIFLIVGTIFLLGGFISLFRVRTLMKSGGTKTDKLEKFMLRIGIYSFLYTVPAIIVIACLLHEQAFFDSWMLRWQEDKCRDPQWIKFVFACPSQSLAYAKGAGGYPTAPTYPKPEFAVFMIKYLMMLIVGISSGFWVLSSKTLATWTNFYRRLFWLKPEPTGVYV, encoded by the exons ATGTCTTCGAACAAAAGTGTTTGCATCTTTGCCTCTTTGCTGGCTTTGTTACTAACTGTTATGTCTGTTAGTTCTACTATTTCTGATCGAGACAGTTTACCTCATCATGGCAGGTGTGAAGCCATCACAATTCCCCTATGCAAAGATATTCTATACAATGAGACTATCTTCCCAAACCTGCTTAACCaccaaaaacaagaagatGCTGGGCTTGAAGTACATCAGTTTTATCCACTGGTGAAGGTCAAGTGCAGCCCTGACTTGCAAATCTTCCTGTGCTCAGTCTACGCTCCTGTGTGCACAGTTCTGGACAAACCTATTCCTCCTTGCCGCTCTCTTTGCCTATCAGCTCGGAGTGGTTGTGAGGGTCTTATGAACAAGTTTGGATTTCAGTGGCCAGAGAGCTTAGAATGCAGTAGGTATCCAGAAGGTGGTGCAGCAGGAGAGCTCTGTGTAGGAGAGAACAATACTAGTTCAGGAACTAGCCATGGTGGGAATGAGGGCTACAGGCCTCCTTATAAAGTTTCAG GTGGGCTTGGTGGTGTTCCCAATTACCCAAGAAATCCCCTAAATGAATTGGGTAACTATCCTGGTGTATATCCAGGTGGGCCTGTTGTGGGTGGTAGTCCCACAGGTTACGGTTCAGGTTCCAGTTGGTATGGTGGACCAAGTGGCATCCGATCCGGTTTCACATCAGTCAACAGTAACTACTCACGTGACCATGGGTTCATTTGTCCTGCCCAATTCCGAGTGCCAAAAGGACTTGATTATGTCGTTCGCGTCGGCGGAAAAATCTATCCTGATTGTGGTGCCCCCTGTAAGGGTATGTTTTTCAATGAAAGTGAAGTCCGTTTCTCCCGAGTTTGGATCGTTATTTGGGGTGCTATTTGCATGGCATCTTGCCTCTTCACG GTGCTGACATTCTTGCTGGATGTACGCCGATTTCGCTACCCCGAACGACCCGTCGTCTTCCTTTCTGTGTGCTATTTTATGGTGGCATTGGCCTACGTCATAGGATACGCCATGGGGGATTCTGTATCGTGTAATGCGCCATTTGATCCACCGCCAGATTTCTCGGTCGATAAATCTGACATGGTCGAGACCATTACTCAG ggaaCGAAACGGGAGTCATGTACAATCCTCTTCATGTTGCTTTACTATTTTGAAATGGCTGCCAACCTCTGGTGGGTCGTTTTGACGCTAACCTGGTTCCTCGCAGCTGGTCTCAAGTGGGGTCATGAACCCATCGAAGCAAAGTCACATTATTTCCATCTTGTGACGTGGGCTCTCCCAGCTGCTCTGACCATCGCCATTTTAGCCATGGGCAAAGTTGAAG GCGACGTACTGAGCGGCGTTTGTTCGGTTGGCGTTTGGGATATGTCTGCCTTACGGCTCTTTGTATTGGCGCCtctattcatttttcttatcGTCGGCACCATTTTCTTACTGGGCGGCTTCATCTCCCTTTTTAGG GTGAGAACCTTGATGAAGAGTGGAGGCACCAAGACGGATAAACTCGAAAAGTTCATGCTGCGTATTGGCATCTATTCATTTTTATACACAGTTCCGGCCATCATTGTTATTGCATGCCTTCTACATGAACAG GCTTTTTTCGATTCTTGGATGTTGCGATGGCAAGAAGACAAATGTCGTGACCCGCAGTGgattaaatttgtttttgcgtGCCCGTCGCAAAGTTTGGCTTATGCCAAAGGCGCTGGCGGTTACCCCACGGCTCCAACTTACCCTAAACCGGAATTTGCTGTTTTCATGATCAA GTATCTGATGATGCTGATTGTCGGAATCAGCTCGGGCTTTTGGGTTTTGTCCTCCAAAACCTTGGCTACGTGGACCAACTTCTACCGTCGTCTTTTCTGGTTAAAGCCGGAACCCACAGGAGTTTATGTCTAA
- the LOC116917616 gene encoding lethal(3)malignant brain tumor-like protein 3 isoform X3, with protein sequence MNSETETPDSTSPTIDAPIAPATENTPFSGETTVIVNLTETATAPPSSSITSTVEEESDLAETAANVSNISSKYPKLNQLRVNEFGIYELVPGEESTAEKPTAEKPNETIQITEVVSAEKELSPEAIVAPPSTDADSIPQPTKPAEMVPVSLSHNNGNGSSSSNNNGDRERWKQRFPSNTKEKVDIVCCKQCDGYGIADEFVDQYFCSEKCRKLSVAQPTKSKSREGGAAAGKVAVKRKSTSSNSSSQAGDAANNAIVESSLEPCNEQTNKDGDLKPAKSSSAWSWSKYLERRRAQAAPERLFSDPFPYGKHGFRSGMKLEGIDPEHQSLFCVMTVAEIQGYRLRLHFDGYSDSHDFWLNADSENLFHCGWCEKNGQKLRPPKHYELPTAQSTSSPLPPHHQTSAQPSTHARTFSWPQYLKFTSSVAAPRHLFISAQNESPVPSAFRVKMKLEAVDRRHSSHTLCVATVANVIGSRFLVHFDGWDSIYDYWADPTCPYVHPVGWAQEHNTTLTPPCDYDAEAGDFVWDHYLAKTGSTAVPPRAFKPRSPVGFKTGMKLECVDPRNPQLIRVATVAAVKGYRLKIHFDGWSSDYDFWTDDDWPDLHPPGWCLKTGHPLQPPFVTYSGSSTTEGECSTPGCTGAGHVEGARYATHTTVDHCPYSSSNLHRENPAFPDRLTGEEIDPVVQRPSSPEVVASIAEEDHVKEEPSIGNKTKATIIKIELETGERSGIAPTVESSSPPPQSSSTTSVKKMEEQRKSKVSEIIDLPVKSESEAELNNRLIQVDIRAESPSLEQQYDSLETLTPPPKKIRLSYFTGKTAASDNVRRKSAVLEDREKTNGDVPHDQSLPATERRRKDEPSRNSLAGQNDQFDTSMSCSVQAQKSMQPGYSMMDFPTNSNLTTPMCWSKHAALLGDLVGVDTSNQVALWSCDQVLEFLSKFGISKPLLEKFKQEEIDGEALLYLSQSDLTDLLSVKLGPAIKIRNALLLMKEKAKSAMPSTNEAHS encoded by the exons atgaattccGAAACGGAAACTCCAGATTCGACTTCTCCTACAATAGATGCGCCGATTGCACCAGCGACCGAGAACACACCGTTCTCTGGTGAAACCACCGTGATCGTTAATCTTACGGAAACAGCTACGGCACCACCGAGCAGCAGCATTACGAGCACGGTGGAGGAAGAATCGGATTTGGCTGAAACGGCGGCGAATGTATCGAATATTAGCAGCAAATATCCCAAATTAAAT CAGCTCCGTGTGAACGAATTCGGGATTTACGAATTGGTTCCCGGGGAGGAATCGACGGCAGAGAAACCGACGGCAGAGAAACCGAATGAAACCATTCAGATAACCGAAGTTGTATCTGCAGAGAAAGAATTATCCCCAGAAGCAATAGTGGCACCTCCGTCAACAGACGCTGATTCCATTCCTCAACCGACAAAGCCAG CAGAAATGGTTCCTGTAAGTTTAAGCCACAACAATGGCAATGGTAGTAGCAGTAGCAACAACAACGGAGATCGAGAGCGGTGGAAACAAAGGTTTCCATCGAATACCAAAGAAAAAGTTGACATCGTCTGCTGCAAACAATGTGACG gTTATGGGATTGCAGACGAATTTGTTGATCAATACTTCTGTTCCGAAAAGTGCCGGAAACTTAGCGTTGCCCAACCGACAAAATCGAAAAGTCGAGAAGGCGGTGCAGCTGCTGGTAAAGTGGCAGTTAAACGCAAGTCCACCTCGTCTAACTCGTCTTCTCAGGCAGGTGACGCGGCTAACAACGCCATTGTCGAATCTTCGCTTGAACCTTGTAACGAGCAAACGAACAAAGATGGTGACCTGAAG CCAGCTAAATCATCGTCGGCTTGGTCATGGTCAAAGTATTTAGAAAGAAGACGAGCACAAGCCGCTCCTGAACGACTATTTTCAGACCCATTTCCTTATGGCAAACATGGCTTTCGATCAGGAATGAAGTTGGAGGGCATCGATCCCGAGCATCAATCTCTTTTCTGCGTTATGACTGTTGCAGAAATTCAAG GATACCGACTGCGGTTGCACTTTGATGGCTATTCCGACTCGCACGATTTCTGGCTAAATGCTGATTCTGAAAATCTATTCCATTGTGGATGGTGTGAGAAAAATGGCCAAAAATTGCGACCGCCGAAGCATTATGAATTACCAACTGCGCAGTCCACATCATCGCCCCTTCCACCTCACCATCAAACAAGTGCCCAGCCCTCCACACATGCACGTACCTTTAGCTGGCCTCAGTACTTGAAGTTTACCAGTAGTGTAGCAGCCCCACGTCACCTGTTTATCTCTGCTCAGAATGAG TCCCCAGTGCCCAGTGCTTTTCgtgtaaaaatgaaattagaaGCAGTAGATCGACGCCATTCGTCGCACACACTTTGTGTTGCTACTGTTGCAAATGTGATTGGTTCGCGCTTCCTGGTCCATTTTGACGGATGGGATAGTATCTATGATTACTGGGCTGATCCCACGTGTCCTTATGTTCATCCGGTCGGATGGGCACAGGAACACAACACGACACTCACACCGCCTTGTg ATTATGACGCTGAAGCTGGTGACTTTGTTTGGGATCACTACCTTGCCAAGACAGGGTCGACGGCGGTTCCTCCACGGGCTTTCAAACCTCGTTCACCCGTCGGATTCAAAACAGGCATGAAACTTGAATGCGTCGATCCACGCAACCCGCAACTTATTCGCGTCGCCACCGTGGCAGCTGTAAAG GGATATCGGCTAAAAATCCATTTTGACGGCTGGTCTTCTGACTATGATTTTTGGACTGATGACGATTGGCCGGACCTGCATCCACCAGGATGGTGCTTGAAAACAGGTCATCCCCTGCAACCCCCCTTTGTGACGTACAGCGGTTCCTCGACGACAGAAGGCGAGTGTTCGACCCCAGGCTGTACGGGTGCTGGGCACGTGGAGGGTGCACGATATGCCACGCACACTACAGTGGATCATTGTCCATATTCTAGTAGCAATTTACACCGTGAAAATCCAGCATTTCCCGATCGTCTAACAGGTGAAGAAATCGATCCAGTTGTACAGCGACCTTCCTCACCTGAAGTTGTAGCAAGTATAGCAGAGGAAGACCATGTCAAAGAGGAACCTAGTATAGGCAACAAAACCAAAGCAACCATAATTAAAATTGAACTGGAAACTGGAGAGCGTAGTGGTATTGCCCCAACTGTGGAAAGTTCGTCACCACCTCCACAGTCTTCGTCTACCACAAGCGttaagaaaatggaagaaCAGCGAAAATCGAAAGTTTCGGAAATTATCGATCTACCAGTCAAGAGCGAATCCGAGGCCGAGCTCAATAATCGACTGATTCAAGTCGATATTAGGGCCGAAAGTCCGTCTTTGGAGCAGCAATACGACTCACTGGAGACTCTCACTCCACCTCCCAAGAAAAT AAGGCTTTCCTACTTTACCGGCAAAACGGCAGCTAGTGACAACGTAAGGCGGAAATCTGCTGTTCTTGAAGATcgcgagaaaaccaatggtgATGTGCCTCACGATCAGAGCCTTCCGGCCACAGAACGCAGACGGAAAGATGAGCCAAGCCGGAATTCTTTAGCTGGTCAAAATGACCAATTTGACACCTCTATGAGCTGTTCAGTGCAAGCGCAAAAATCAATGCAACCAGGCTATTCGATGATGGATTTCCCTACCAATTCCAATCTGACAACGCCAATGTGTTGGTCCAAGCATGCTGCACTTCTCGGTGATCTTGTCGGAGTCGACACATCTAATCAAGTGGCCCTGTGGTCCTGCGATCAGGTTCTGGAATTTTTATCCAAATTCGGCATTAGTAAGCCGTTGCtagaaaaattcaaacaagAG gAAATTGATGGCGAAGCGCTCCTGTATTTATCTCAAAGCGACCTAACGGACTTGCTTAGCGTCAAATTAGGACCTGCCATTAAGATTCGGAATGCTCTGCTGCTAATGAAGGAAAAAGCCAAATCTGCAATGCCATCGACAAACGAAGCACACTCTTAG
- the LOC116917616 gene encoding lethal(3)malignant brain tumor-like protein 3 isoform X2, giving the protein MNSETETPDSTSPTIDAPIAPATENTPFSGETTVIVNLTETATAPPSSSITSTVEEESDLAETAANVSNISSKYPKLNLRVNEFGIYELVPGEESTAEKPTAEKPNETIQITEVVSAEKELSPEAIVAPPSTDADSIPQPTKPVAEMVPVSLSHNNGNGSSSSNNNGDRERWKQRFPSNTKEKVDIVCCKQCDGYGIADEFVDQYFCSEKCRKLSVAQPTKSKSREGGAAAGKVAVKRKSTSSNSSSQAGDAANNAIVESSLEPCNEQTNKDGDLKPAKSSSAWSWSKYLERRRAQAAPERLFSDPFPYGKHGFRSGMKLEGIDPEHQSLFCVMTVAEIQGYRLRLHFDGYSDSHDFWLNADSENLFHCGWCEKNGQKLRPPKHYELPTAQSTSSPLPPHHQTSAQPSTHARTFSWPQYLKFTSSVAAPRHLFISAQNESPVPSAFRVKMKLEAVDRRHSSHTLCVATVANVIGSRFLVHFDGWDSIYDYWADPTCPYVHPVGWAQEHNTTLTPPCDYDAEAGDFVWDHYLAKTGSTAVPPRAFKPRSPVGFKTGMKLECVDPRNPQLIRVATVAAVKGYRLKIHFDGWSSDYDFWTDDDWPDLHPPGWCLKTGHPLQPPFVTYSGSSTTEGECSTPGCTGAGHVEGARYATHTTVDHCPYSSSNLHRENPAFPDRLTGEEIDPVVQRPSSPEVVASIAEEDHVKEEPSIGNKTKATIIKIELETGERSGIAPTVESSSPPPQSSSTTSVKKMEEQRKSKVSEIIDLPVKSESEAELNNRLIQVDIRAESPSLEQQYDSLETLTPPPKKIRLSYFTGKTAASDNVRRKSAVLEDREKTNGDVPHDQSLPATERRRKDEPSRNSLAGQNDQFDTSMSCSVQAQKSMQPGYSMMDFPTNSNLTTPMCWSKHAALLGDLVGVDTSNQVALWSCDQVLEFLSKFGISKPLLEKFKQEEIDGEALLYLSQSDLTDLLSVKLGPAIKIRNALLLMKEKAKSAMPSTNEAHS; this is encoded by the exons atgaattccGAAACGGAAACTCCAGATTCGACTTCTCCTACAATAGATGCGCCGATTGCACCAGCGACCGAGAACACACCGTTCTCTGGTGAAACCACCGTGATCGTTAATCTTACGGAAACAGCTACGGCACCACCGAGCAGCAGCATTACGAGCACGGTGGAGGAAGAATCGGATTTGGCTGAAACGGCGGCGAATGTATCGAATATTAGCAGCAAATATCCCAAATTAAAT CTCCGTGTGAACGAATTCGGGATTTACGAATTGGTTCCCGGGGAGGAATCGACGGCAGAGAAACCGACGGCAGAGAAACCGAATGAAACCATTCAGATAACCGAAGTTGTATCTGCAGAGAAAGAATTATCCCCAGAAGCAATAGTGGCACCTCCGTCAACAGACGCTGATTCCATTCCTCAACCGACAAAGCCAG TAGCAGAAATGGTTCCTGTAAGTTTAAGCCACAACAATGGCAATGGTAGTAGCAGTAGCAACAACAACGGAGATCGAGAGCGGTGGAAACAAAGGTTTCCATCGAATACCAAAGAAAAAGTTGACATCGTCTGCTGCAAACAATGTGACG gTTATGGGATTGCAGACGAATTTGTTGATCAATACTTCTGTTCCGAAAAGTGCCGGAAACTTAGCGTTGCCCAACCGACAAAATCGAAAAGTCGAGAAGGCGGTGCAGCTGCTGGTAAAGTGGCAGTTAAACGCAAGTCCACCTCGTCTAACTCGTCTTCTCAGGCAGGTGACGCGGCTAACAACGCCATTGTCGAATCTTCGCTTGAACCTTGTAACGAGCAAACGAACAAAGATGGTGACCTGAAG CCAGCTAAATCATCGTCGGCTTGGTCATGGTCAAAGTATTTAGAAAGAAGACGAGCACAAGCCGCTCCTGAACGACTATTTTCAGACCCATTTCCTTATGGCAAACATGGCTTTCGATCAGGAATGAAGTTGGAGGGCATCGATCCCGAGCATCAATCTCTTTTCTGCGTTATGACTGTTGCAGAAATTCAAG GATACCGACTGCGGTTGCACTTTGATGGCTATTCCGACTCGCACGATTTCTGGCTAAATGCTGATTCTGAAAATCTATTCCATTGTGGATGGTGTGAGAAAAATGGCCAAAAATTGCGACCGCCGAAGCATTATGAATTACCAACTGCGCAGTCCACATCATCGCCCCTTCCACCTCACCATCAAACAAGTGCCCAGCCCTCCACACATGCACGTACCTTTAGCTGGCCTCAGTACTTGAAGTTTACCAGTAGTGTAGCAGCCCCACGTCACCTGTTTATCTCTGCTCAGAATGAG TCCCCAGTGCCCAGTGCTTTTCgtgtaaaaatgaaattagaaGCAGTAGATCGACGCCATTCGTCGCACACACTTTGTGTTGCTACTGTTGCAAATGTGATTGGTTCGCGCTTCCTGGTCCATTTTGACGGATGGGATAGTATCTATGATTACTGGGCTGATCCCACGTGTCCTTATGTTCATCCGGTCGGATGGGCACAGGAACACAACACGACACTCACACCGCCTTGTg ATTATGACGCTGAAGCTGGTGACTTTGTTTGGGATCACTACCTTGCCAAGACAGGGTCGACGGCGGTTCCTCCACGGGCTTTCAAACCTCGTTCACCCGTCGGATTCAAAACAGGCATGAAACTTGAATGCGTCGATCCACGCAACCCGCAACTTATTCGCGTCGCCACCGTGGCAGCTGTAAAG GGATATCGGCTAAAAATCCATTTTGACGGCTGGTCTTCTGACTATGATTTTTGGACTGATGACGATTGGCCGGACCTGCATCCACCAGGATGGTGCTTGAAAACAGGTCATCCCCTGCAACCCCCCTTTGTGACGTACAGCGGTTCCTCGACGACAGAAGGCGAGTGTTCGACCCCAGGCTGTACGGGTGCTGGGCACGTGGAGGGTGCACGATATGCCACGCACACTACAGTGGATCATTGTCCATATTCTAGTAGCAATTTACACCGTGAAAATCCAGCATTTCCCGATCGTCTAACAGGTGAAGAAATCGATCCAGTTGTACAGCGACCTTCCTCACCTGAAGTTGTAGCAAGTATAGCAGAGGAAGACCATGTCAAAGAGGAACCTAGTATAGGCAACAAAACCAAAGCAACCATAATTAAAATTGAACTGGAAACTGGAGAGCGTAGTGGTATTGCCCCAACTGTGGAAAGTTCGTCACCACCTCCACAGTCTTCGTCTACCACAAGCGttaagaaaatggaagaaCAGCGAAAATCGAAAGTTTCGGAAATTATCGATCTACCAGTCAAGAGCGAATCCGAGGCCGAGCTCAATAATCGACTGATTCAAGTCGATATTAGGGCCGAAAGTCCGTCTTTGGAGCAGCAATACGACTCACTGGAGACTCTCACTCCACCTCCCAAGAAAAT AAGGCTTTCCTACTTTACCGGCAAAACGGCAGCTAGTGACAACGTAAGGCGGAAATCTGCTGTTCTTGAAGATcgcgagaaaaccaatggtgATGTGCCTCACGATCAGAGCCTTCCGGCCACAGAACGCAGACGGAAAGATGAGCCAAGCCGGAATTCTTTAGCTGGTCAAAATGACCAATTTGACACCTCTATGAGCTGTTCAGTGCAAGCGCAAAAATCAATGCAACCAGGCTATTCGATGATGGATTTCCCTACCAATTCCAATCTGACAACGCCAATGTGTTGGTCCAAGCATGCTGCACTTCTCGGTGATCTTGTCGGAGTCGACACATCTAATCAAGTGGCCCTGTGGTCCTGCGATCAGGTTCTGGAATTTTTATCCAAATTCGGCATTAGTAAGCCGTTGCtagaaaaattcaaacaagAG gAAATTGATGGCGAAGCGCTCCTGTATTTATCTCAAAGCGACCTAACGGACTTGCTTAGCGTCAAATTAGGACCTGCCATTAAGATTCGGAATGCTCTGCTGCTAATGAAGGAAAAAGCCAAATCTGCAATGCCATCGACAAACGAAGCACACTCTTAG